From the genome of Megachile rotundata isolate GNS110a chromosome 3, iyMegRotu1, whole genome shotgun sequence:
GCGTGCAAAGGGAAGAAATgtataatgaaaaatttgataagtaCTTTTTGAAAccgaaaaaataaatattttttcaacttGAACTTCACTTCTCTTTGCTTTCAATCAACACGTATTTGCTAATACAAAATGCCAACTGTTAGTCGAAGATCTCCGAGGACAATTCGTgagagaaagagaaataatCGTCGAAACAATGAGCCGGATCACTTTGAAAGTGTATCCAATCGCAACTGTGCAAGGAGGTTTGAACAGAAGTGAAGTGAACAGAATCAGCTTTGCAACTTGTAATTCGTgtccaagaaaaattttgaatCCAATGCAACTTCATACTAGATGCAAAGTTTGTTCCAGCGCAAATTCATCTttgtttgtaaataataatatggaTCCAGGTTCAGTGCCATTTGAGCTTGCATGTTTAACAAATGTTGAAGAGCTTTTAATCGCTCGCATCCATCCTGTTATCTGTTACTTCAAGATAAGAGGTGGTCAAACGGGTTATaaagacaatgtaataaacTTTCGTCAAGATATTACTGGTCTTTGTGATACTTTGTTACCAACTGATAATGAACTCCGAACTATTTTCATTGGAGTAAGAGAAGGACAAGTCACAGGACTTCTTAGTTAGTGCTTTCCGATTGAGAAGAACCTTAATTTGGCTAAAGACAAATCATCGTTATTACCATGACATCAATATAAATGAAAGAAGATTAAGCCAACTTGAAAATGAACCTAATCTTGAACACTTACTTGAGAATGTTGTCAATGCTGAGCCACAAAGCGGTGATGAATATGATGACCATTTGAATGAGTCTTTTTATCCACATTTACCTAATATTGACCAAGAAGAAGCTATAAGGCGTAGATTGAACGAAGATGAAGTTTTAAGATGGCCAATGCAAGAAAATCAGCCAATCAATGAATTTGACACTGAAGGGTATATAGCACAAGCTTTTCCAACTTTATTTCCTTTCGGTAGAGCTGATTTGAATCAAGAGCGAAATAGACGAATAAAGCCAAATGATTACTTCAAATATCTCATGGAGTATAACGATGGTAGATTTGCAAAACACGATAGATTTAgattttttgcaatgaattcTTTACTTCGCTAGCAGTCACTTGCTCATGCAAACGTTTATATTGCTCGAAATCACTTTCAAAATGCAACAGTTGATGAGGTCCTACAAAGAATTGAAGAAGAACCACGATTACAGTCATCCCTCATGGTTTATGCATCACAGCTAAGATCAACCACACCATATTGGAAAGCACGATGCGGTGAACTTTTAGATATGGTTACTCAGCTAGGAAGTCCTACAGTCTTTTTCACATTATCCGCAGCTGATTATCATTGGAACAAGCTTTTCCAACTGATTTCACCTAATCTTGATGTCAATAATATAGATGATAATGCTAGAAGACGGTTAATACACGAGAACCCAATGATCACTGCTGAGTTTTTCAAAAGACGAGTGGAGATTTTTAGAAAAACATTTTTGAAACCAGTTTTCAGAGTGAACGACTTTTGGATGAGATACGAATGGCAATTCAGGGGTAGTCCTCATGTGCATGGGTTACTTTGGCTTGATAATGCTCCTAGCCTTACATCTATTGCGACTATGACAGAGGCCGAAAAGAATGTTGCATTAGCCTTTTGTGATGGCTTGACTAAAGCTTGGAATCCCGATTCCTCTGTAAGACCAGCCAATGGGGATCATCCTTGCAGAAAGATTTTTTCTGAAATTGAAAATCTTGAAGAGGATTTGGCTCTCATATTGAACACAGTGCAGAGACATACAAGATGTGGCCAGCATTGCATTCGAAAAGTTAGAAACTCAAATCTGTATGCTTGTCGCTTCAAATTTCCCCAACCTTTGTGTGAAGAAAGTACTTTTGTTGAAGAAAACGGTGCCATTGTTTTTCTTCCAAAGCGTAATGATCCATTACTCAACCGCTACAACAAGCTTATCACTCAAACTTGGCGTGCCAACGTTGACATAGCAATTGTGACGAGCATTGAAgcaattttgaattacattgcTAAATATGTTTCTAAAGGAGAAGTTGCTTCAACTAATTTTTCGGAGCTTATTGCAAGAATTGCTGATTTATATCAGGCAAATGACAATGGAACTGTAATCATCCGTAAATTATTGCAAGCGTCATTAACTGGTCGTGATTACTCTGCACAAGAAGTTTGCCATGTCTTAATGGGATGGCCAATTTTTGAGCGCACTCGTACCTTCGTTGTATTGAACTTGAATGAAAACCAATGGGTACCAATTGATGCAGCCAACTTGCATTTAAATAATATGATAACTCGCTACAGGACCAGAGCTCGATCTTTAAATGTTACTTTGTTTGATTTCtataaaaactttaaaattgaaagaaatgaaGTCAAGCGTCGGCAAAAAAGCACAATAGTCAGAGTTTTCCCAAGACTTAAGAATTCAGTTGATGCAGAAATGCAAGAATCTTTTTATAAACAACAACTTACACTACATATCCCTTGGTGGCATGCTCCAGACACTCTTCTACAAAGACCAAATGAGGCACCTTTTGAAACTTGGGCAGAAGCTTATGTGTTTTATAATATGATTCTGGATGAAGAACTGCCTCTCAATGAAAATGATGACGAGTTTGAAGCGATTGAGCCAAGAAACGAGAACGAATTGAATTTAGAAATGGCTTTAGCTCGAATTAGACAAGATTGGAACGTAGAAAGGCCACTTGGTGAAAGAATCATTGATTTTGAGATCAACTGGGCTAGAGAAAGAGAGTTTGATTATAGTCTGCCGAGAATACGAAATTTTCTCACGAATTTCAGAGAACAACCACTGAACAATGATGAGCAGCAACTACCTCAATTCAATCCATCAAATGAACAGCTAGAAATCTATCAGCTTTGTTGTGCTCAAATAAGTGAAATCGTTGATGAAGTTGAGCCTCAGATAAGTAGAACACTCATTCAAGGAAAAGCAGGGACTGGTAaaagttttttaataaatagaatGGTGCACACTATAAGATCCAGATTAGGAGATGACGCTGTGAAAGTATTGGCTCCTACTGGAGTTGCTGCAACAAACATCAGCGGCTCTACAATCCATTCCTTCTTGAAGATACCTATTTTTGCTAGGTTTCAACCTTTGAGTGGTAATGCGCAACGGCAATTCCAATTGCAAATGGAACCGGTAAAATTCTTGATTTTCGACGAGTACTCTATGATCGGACTCGACGCTTGGAGAAAAATTGAGCAACGCTGTAGAGAAGCATATCCATTAGTTGATAGCCCTTTTGGTGGCTTACGAGTATACTTTTTTGGTGATTTACAGCAACTTCCTCCGGTTAAAGATGCTCCGATTTTCAAATACAATACACCAAGACAAGAACATTCACTTGGTAAAATTGCGTTTCAAACGATCCAGAGATTTTGTAAAATGACTACATCTCTGAGACAAAACTCGCCACAACAACTAGCTTTTAGAGATTTGCTAGATGCACTTGCATTAGGAGAGATGaatgaagaaaattataatttactcaCCACTCGATTGATGTCGCGCCTGCAGCCAgatgaaagaaatatttttagagcCACAACCCACCTTTTTCCTACCAATGCTGATGTTTTTCTCCATAACCAGAAACATTTAGCAGCTACTGGTTATCCCGTAGTCAAATTTGATGCTGAGCATAACAATGCTTTGGCTGCGGTTGCTCTTCTTGAGAAAGCATCTGTACTCTCTGCTTCACTTTGCTTATCAATCAATGCCAAAGTGATGTTGAGGAAAAATCTTTGGGTTGCAGGTGGTCTGGTCAATGGATCATTAGGTCATGTAACGGACATCATTTATGATGAAGGTAGAGGTGCTCCTTCCTTGCCAAGAGTCATCATGGTTAAGTTTGATAGTTACCTCGGCTCTAATTATGATGACGGAAGTTTTCCTATTTTGCCAATCGAAGCTTCTTGGAGTGATGGACACAATGAT
Proteins encoded in this window:
- the LOC105662771 gene encoding uncharacterized protein LOC105662771 — protein: MSRITLKVYPIATVQGGLNRSEVNRISFATCNSCPRKILNPMQLHTRCKVCSSANSSLFVNNNMDPGSVPFELACLTNVEELLIARIHPVICYFKIRGGQTGYKDNVINFRQDITGLCDTLLPTDNELRTIFIGTNHRYYHDININERRLSQLENEPNLEHLLENVVNAEPQSGDEYDDHLNESFYPHLPNIDQEEAIRRRLNEDEVLRWPMQENQPINEFDTEGYIAQAFPTLFPFGRADLNQERNRRIKPNDYFKYLMEYNDVDEVLQRIEEEPRLQSSLMVYASQLRSTTPYWKARCGELLDMVTQLGSPTVFFTLSAADYHWNKLFQLISPNLDVNNIDDNARRRLIHENPMITAEFFKRRVEIFRKTFLKPVFRVNDFWMRYEWQFRGSPHVHGLLWLDNAPSLTSIATMTEAEKNVALAFCDGLTKAWNPDSSVRPANGDHPCRKIFSEIENLEEDLALILNTVQRHTRCGQHCIRKVRNSNLYACRFKFPQPLCEESTFVEENGAIVFLPKRNDPLLNRYNKLITQTWRANVDIAIVTSIEAILNYIAKYVSKGEVASTNFSELIARIADLYQANDNGTVIIRKLLQASLTGRDYSAQEVCHVLMGWPIFERTRTFVVLNLNENQWVPIDAANLHLNNMITRYRTRARSLNVTLFDFYKNFKIERNEVKRRQKSTIVRVFPRLKNSVDAEMQESFYKQQLTLHIPWWHAPDTLLQRPNEAPFETWAEAYVFYNMILDEELPLNENDDEFEAIEPRNENELNLEMALARIRQDWNVERPLGERIIDFEINWAREREFDYSLPRIRNFLTNFREQPLNNDEQQLPQFNPSNEQLEIYQLCCAQISEIVDEVEPQISRTLIQGKAGTGKSFLINRMVHTIRSRLGDDAVKVLAPTGVAATNISGSTIHSFLKIPIFARFQPLSGNAQRQFQLQMEPVKFLIFDEYSMIGLDAWRKIEQRCREAYPLVDSPFGGLRVYFFGDLQQLPPVKDAPIFKYNTPRQEHSLGKIAFQTIQRFCKMTTSLRQNSPQQLAFRDLLDALALGEMNEENYNLLTTRLMSRLQPDERNIFRATTHLFPTNADVFLHNQKHLAATGYPVVKFDAEHNNALAAVALLEKASVLSASLCLSINAKVMLRKNLWVAGGLVNGSLGHVTDIIYDEGRGAPSLPRVIMVKFDSYLGSNYDDGSFPILPIEASWSDGHNDCTRKQFPLVLAYAMTIHKAQGLTLDKAVVHLGTKETVAGLSYVALS